One part of the Glycine soja cultivar W05 chromosome 11, ASM419377v2, whole genome shotgun sequence genome encodes these proteins:
- the LOC114375081 gene encoding uncharacterized protein LOC114375081 — protein MTMSILKGLLQGYMKSLFDEGVVNDQFNMIVALKRIGEPDRVVQLIETYFSNVERILFELSRHVDNPKVSFCKLASLAREIEDKSTSIGAEQMKLACSDVIKACNEKHQENFSRSMSWLKIEFSKTKNKLEAFVQMERKIIRLEISQSPASTSQSPN, from the exons ATGACCATGTCAATTCTCAAAGGACTCTTGCAAGGATACATGAAATCATTGTTTGACGAG GGGGTGGTGAATGATCAATTTAACATGATTGTGGCTTTGAAACGCATTGGAGAACCAGATCGTGTGGTGCAGTTGatagaaacatatttttcaaatgTTGAAAGGATCCTTTTTGAGCTTTCGCGTCATGT TGATAATCCAAAAGTtagcttttgtaagttggcatCTCTTGCTCGTGAAATAGAAGATAAGAGTACAAG TATTGGTGCAGAGCAAATGAAGCTTGCATGTTCTGATGTCATCAAAGCTTGTAATGAGAAGCACCAAGAAAa TTTTTCTCGATCCATGTCATGGTTAAAAATTGAGTTTAGTAAGACCAAGAACAAGTTGGAGGCCTTTGTACag atGGAGCGAAAGATTATCAGACTTGAGATTTCTCAATCACCAGCTTCTACTTCTCAATCACCAAACTAG